From Scatophagus argus isolate fScaArg1 chromosome 2, fScaArg1.pri, whole genome shotgun sequence, a single genomic window includes:
- the LOC124070267 gene encoding histone H1-like — protein MAEVAPAPAAAAPAAKAPKKKASKPRKAGPSVSDLIVKAVAASKERNGVSAAALKKTLAAGGYDVEKNKARVKIAIRSLVTKGTLLQTKGTGASGSFKMNKKAAEPKAKKPVKKAAPAAKKPAAKKSTAAKKPKAAVAAKKATTTKKSPKKAKKTATPKKVAKSTKKTTKSPKKVAKKVAKKPPAAKKPAAKKVAKPKAKKAAAPKKK, from the coding sequence atggcAGAAGTCGCTCCAGCTCCAGCCGCCGCTGCTCCGGCAGCCAAAGCGCCCAAGAAGAAGGCTTCCAAGCCGAGGAAGGCTGGCCCCAGCGTCAGCGACCTCATCGTGAAAGCTGTGGCCGCTTCCAAGGAGCGGAACGGCGTGTCCGCGGCCGCCCTCAAGAAGACTCTGGCTGCCGGAGGCTACGACGTGGAGAAGAACAAGGCCCGCGTTAAGATCGCCATCAGGAGCCTGGTGACTAAGGGAACTCTGCTCCAGACCAAGGGGACCGGGGCCTCCGGCTCCTTCAAGATGAACAAGAAGGCGGCTGAGCCCAAAGCAAAGAAGCCAGTCAAGAAAGCCGCTCCCGCTGCCAAGAAGCCCGCAGCCAAGAAGTCCACAGCGGCTAAGAAGCCCAAAGCTGCGGTAGCAGCCAAGAAGGCCACAACCACAAAGAAGTCCCCGAAGAAGGCCAAGAAAACCGCGACGCCCAAGAAAGTAGCCAAGAGCACCAAGAAGACTACCAAGAGTCCCAAGAAGGTGGCTAAGAAGGTGGCCAAGAAGCCTCCCGCAGCCAAGAAACCTGCAGCAAAGAAAGTTGCCAAGCCCAAAGCCAAGAAGGCAGCAGCACCCAAGAAGAAGTGA
- the LOC124070283 gene encoding histone H2A-like, with the protein MSGRGKTGGKARAKAKTRSSRAGLQFPVGRVHRLLRKGNYAERVGAGAPVYLAAVLEYLTAEILELAGNAARDNKKTRIIPRHLQLAVRNDEELNKLLGGVTIAQGGVLPNIQAVLLPKKTDKPAKAK; encoded by the coding sequence ATGAGCGGACGTGGTAAAACCGGAGGAAAGGCCAGAGCCAAGGCAAAGACCCGCTCTTCTCGTGCCGGTCTGCAGTTTCCAGTCGGTCGTGTTCACAGGCTTCTGCGTAAGGGCAACTATGCAGAGCGTGTCGGTGCCGGCGCCCCCGTCTATCTGGCGGCTGTGCTCGAGTACCTGACCGCTGAGATCCTGGAGTTGGCTGGAAACGCTGCCCGTGACAACAAGAAGACCCGTATCATCCCCCGTCACCTGCAGCTGGCCGTCCGCAACGACGAGGAGCTCAACAAGCTCCTGGGCGGAGTGACCATCGCTCAGGGTGGTGTGCTGCCTAACAtccaggctgtgctgctgcccaAGAAGACCGACAAGCCCGCCAAGGCCAAGTAA
- the LOC124070273 gene encoding histone H3, translating into MARTKQTARKSTGGKAPRKQLATKAARKSAPATGGVKKPHRYRPGTVALREIRRYQKSTELLIRKLPFQRLVREIAQDFKTDLRFQSSAVMALQEASEAYLVGLFEDTNLCAIHAKRVTIMPKDIQLARRIRGERA; encoded by the coding sequence ATGGCAAGAACCAAGCAGACTGCTCGTAAGTCTACCGGTGGCAAAGCCCCGAGGAAGCAGCTGGCCACCAAGGCTGCTCGTAAGAGCGCCCCGGCCACCGGCGGTGTGAAGAAGCCTCACCGTTACAGGCCCGGTACCGTGGCTCTGAGGGAGATCCGTCGCTACCAGAAGTCTACGGAGCTGCTGATCCGCAAGCTGCCCTTCCAGCGCCTGGTCAGAGAGATCGCTCAGGATTTCAAGACCGACTTGCGTTTCCAGAGCTCCGCTGTCATGGCTCTGCAGGAGGCCAGCGAGGCTTACCTGGTCGGTCTGTTTGAGGACACCAACCTGTGCGCCATCCACGCCAAGAGGGTCACCATCATGCCCAAAGACATCCAGCTGGCCCGTCGTATCCGCGGAGAGAGAGCTTAA